Proteins encoded within one genomic window of Prochlorococcus marinus str. MIT 9515:
- the purL gene encoding phosphoribosylformylglycinamidine synthase subunit PurL, whose protein sequence is MIDSLNNYNYDVNDSLKVENLTTEDYEEICKRLGRKPNRTELGMFGVMWSEHCCYRNSKPLLANFPTTGKNVLVGPGENAGVIDVGNDQKLVFKIESHNHPSAIEPFQGAATGVGGILRDIFTMGARPIAVLNSLRFGNLDKSSNISLLRGVVSGISHYGNCVGVPTVGGEIYFDDSYSGNPLVNVMALGLLETDEIVCSGAKEVGYPVLYVGNTTGKDGVGGASFASSELNTNSLDNRPAVQVGDPFIEKSLIEACLDAFKTGDVIAAQDMGAAGLTCSSAEMAANGGLGISINLDLVPARENDMTAYQYLLSESQERMLLVVKEEKLNILIEQFKKWGLFANVIGEVISKKEVIISQKNQIVAQIPTSALSDETPINIHKVIKEPPDYLQKKWKWSEDELPIITNNKILSFKDKKQYSLSEIILNLLSNPSIASKSWIYKQYDSQVQSNTVFKPGEADAALLRLRAQDERNKNNNFSGVAASVDCNSRWVLLDPYRGSIAAVAESARNVSCVGAEPLAITNNLNFSSPNTEIGYWQLSSACDGISKACIALETPVTGGNVSLYNESKNKNNQVTPIYPTPVIGMVGKIQNVDKAVSSGWKNINDQIWLIGSYRSESSIGGSSYLDYFHGLITGRPPKINLQDEKYCQTFLRDAISKNYISSSHDISDGGLAIALSECCILSSKGANIQLEEKNARKDNILFSEGGSRIIFSLNKMEETNFLNFVSINNKNFGSNIYVKKIGFVSEANLTINVQDEELCNLRVDELAEKFNNSISNSF, encoded by the coding sequence ATGATAGATTCTTTAAATAATTATAATTATGATGTTAATGATTCACTTAAAGTTGAAAATTTAACAACCGAAGATTATGAAGAGATATGTAAAAGATTAGGAAGAAAACCTAATAGAACAGAATTAGGAATGTTTGGAGTTATGTGGTCTGAACATTGTTGTTATAGAAATTCAAAACCATTATTAGCTAATTTCCCTACTACAGGGAAAAATGTTTTGGTAGGTCCAGGTGAAAATGCTGGCGTTATTGATGTTGGGAACGACCAGAAACTTGTTTTTAAAATAGAAAGTCACAATCATCCTTCAGCAATTGAACCTTTTCAAGGAGCTGCAACAGGCGTTGGTGGGATTTTAAGAGATATTTTTACTATGGGTGCCAGACCTATAGCAGTATTAAATTCTTTAAGATTTGGTAATCTTGATAAATCATCTAATATTTCTTTATTACGCGGAGTCGTTTCTGGGATATCTCATTATGGCAATTGTGTAGGTGTTCCTACTGTTGGAGGAGAAATATATTTTGATGATAGTTATTCAGGTAATCCTTTAGTTAATGTCATGGCTTTAGGTCTATTGGAAACCGATGAAATTGTTTGTTCAGGGGCAAAAGAAGTTGGTTATCCTGTTTTATACGTAGGAAACACAACAGGAAAGGATGGAGTAGGAGGTGCTAGTTTTGCTAGTTCGGAACTGAATACTAATTCTTTAGATAATAGGCCCGCAGTACAAGTCGGTGATCCATTTATTGAAAAGAGTCTTATTGAAGCTTGTCTCGATGCTTTTAAAACAGGAGATGTAATTGCGGCTCAAGATATGGGTGCTGCGGGATTAACATGTAGTAGTGCTGAAATGGCTGCGAATGGAGGGTTAGGGATATCTATAAACTTAGATTTAGTTCCTGCTAGAGAGAATGATATGACTGCTTACCAGTATTTATTATCCGAATCCCAAGAAAGGATGTTATTGGTTGTTAAAGAAGAAAAATTAAATATTCTCATTGAGCAATTCAAAAAGTGGGGACTCTTTGCAAATGTTATAGGCGAAGTAATTTCAAAAAAAGAAGTTATTATTTCTCAAAAAAATCAAATAGTCGCTCAAATTCCCACTTCTGCTTTATCTGATGAAACTCCAATTAATATTCATAAAGTTATTAAAGAACCTCCTGATTATTTACAAAAGAAATGGAAATGGTCTGAAGATGAATTGCCTATTATTACTAATAATAAAATTTTATCTTTTAAAGATAAAAAACAATATTCTTTATCTGAAATTATTTTAAATCTTTTATCAAACCCTTCAATTGCTTCTAAAAGTTGGATTTATAAACAATATGATTCGCAAGTGCAATCAAATACTGTTTTCAAACCTGGGGAAGCTGATGCAGCTTTACTAAGACTTAGAGCGCAAGATGAAAGAAATAAAAACAATAATTTTTCTGGTGTAGCTGCTTCTGTAGATTGCAATAGCAGATGGGTTTTGTTAGACCCTTATAGAGGAAGTATTGCAGCCGTCGCAGAATCCGCAAGAAATGTAAGTTGTGTCGGTGCTGAGCCTTTAGCTATAACTAATAATTTAAATTTTTCATCACCCAATACTGAGATAGGATATTGGCAACTTTCATCAGCATGTGACGGAATTTCTAAGGCTTGTATCGCTTTAGAAACCCCTGTTACAGGAGGAAATGTTTCTTTATATAATGAATCCAAAAATAAAAATAATCAAGTAACCCCGATATATCCTACGCCTGTTATTGGAATGGTAGGAAAAATTCAAAATGTAGATAAAGCTGTAAGTTCAGGATGGAAGAATATAAATGATCAAATTTGGCTGATAGGTTCATATAGATCAGAATCGTCAATTGGAGGAAGTTCTTATTTAGATTATTTTCATGGTTTAATTACAGGAAGACCTCCTAAAATTAATTTGCAAGATGAAAAATATTGTCAAACTTTTTTAAGAGATGCAATTTCAAAAAATTATATTTCATCCTCTCACGATATTAGTGATGGCGGTTTAGCAATCGCTTTATCAGAATGTTGTATTTTGTCTTCTAAGGGTGCAAATATTCAGTTAGAAGAAAAAAATGCTCGTAAGGATAATATCTTGTTTAGTGAGGGAGGTTCAAGAATAATTTTTTCACTCAATAAAATGGAAGAGACAAATTTTTTGAATTTTGTCAGCATTAACAATAAAAATTTTGGTTCTAATATATACGTAAAAAAGATTGGATTTGTTTCTGAAGCAAACCTTACTATTAACGTTCAAGATGAAGAACTTTGTAATCTAAGGGTTGATGAATTAGCCGAAAAATTTAATAATAGTATTTCCAACAGCTTTTAA
- the purF gene encoding amidophosphoribosyltransferase: MCGIVGIVSSDDVNQQIYDSLLLLQHRGQDSTGIATMENTIFHIHKAKGYVNTAYRTRDMRNLVGKIGLGHVRYATKGTAESVEEAQPFYVNAPYGIVLIHNGNLTNTRDIEKQLFNVDKRHTNSSSDTEMLLNIFATELQEQIRTKELQPEIIFNAVKNLHKRIQGSYASIALISGHGLLAFRDPFGIRPLVIGKRISQSNQKNEWMVASESLVLENNDYEVVRDVEPGEAIFITQNGEFYSKQCSENPSLFPCAFEYVYLARPDSVMNGISVYKARLKMGDYLAETIKKTINSGEVDVVMPIPDSSRPAAMQVARQLGIEYREGFFKNRYVGRTFIMPGHQKRKQSVRQKLNAMSTEFKNKNVLIVDDSIVRGTTSKQIVQMAKDAGANKVFFTSAAPPVRFPHVYGINMPNRDELIAHDRTIAEIAKKLEIDNLVYQSVDNLRKSIINDSSVKDLEMSCFTGSYVTGTVNHEYLKWVENEYKS; the protein is encoded by the coding sequence ATGTGTGGAATTGTAGGGATTGTTTCTTCTGATGATGTAAATCAACAAATTTACGATAGTCTTTTGCTTCTTCAGCATCGAGGACAAGATTCTACCGGCATCGCTACAATGGAGAATACTATTTTTCATATACACAAAGCTAAAGGATATGTGAATACAGCTTATAGAACTAGAGATATGAGAAATTTAGTAGGAAAAATTGGGTTAGGACACGTTAGATACGCAACTAAAGGTACAGCAGAAAGTGTTGAAGAAGCACAACCATTTTATGTAAATGCACCATATGGAATAGTTTTAATTCATAATGGTAACCTTACCAATACAAGAGATATAGAGAAACAATTATTTAATGTTGATAAACGTCATACAAATTCTTCGAGTGATACAGAAATGTTGTTAAATATATTTGCAACTGAATTGCAAGAACAAATACGTACTAAAGAATTACAGCCAGAAATTATTTTTAATGCAGTTAAAAATTTACATAAACGAATTCAAGGATCTTATGCTTCAATAGCACTTATATCTGGTCATGGTTTATTAGCTTTTAGAGATCCTTTTGGCATAAGACCTTTAGTAATTGGAAAAAGAATTTCTCAAAGTAATCAAAAAAATGAGTGGATGGTAGCAAGTGAGTCATTAGTCTTAGAAAATAATGATTATGAAGTTGTTAGAGATGTGGAACCAGGTGAGGCAATTTTTATAACTCAAAACGGTGAATTTTATTCTAAGCAATGTTCAGAAAATCCTAGCCTTTTTCCTTGTGCATTCGAATATGTTTATTTAGCAAGACCTGATTCAGTGATGAATGGAATATCAGTTTATAAAGCTCGTTTAAAAATGGGTGATTATTTAGCAGAAACAATTAAGAAGACGATAAACTCTGGAGAAGTTGATGTTGTAATGCCTATTCCTGACTCTTCTCGTCCCGCTGCAATGCAAGTAGCTAGACAGTTGGGTATAGAATATAGAGAAGGATTTTTTAAAAATAGATATGTTGGTAGAACTTTTATAATGCCTGGACATCAAAAACGTAAACAATCAGTAAGGCAGAAGTTGAATGCTATGAGTACAGAATTTAAAAATAAAAATGTATTAATAGTCGATGATTCTATAGTTAGAGGGACAACATCAAAACAAATAGTTCAAATGGCAAAGGATGCTGGAGCGAATAAAGTTTTTTTTACTTCAGCTGCTCCTCCAGTTAGATTTCCTCATGTTTATGGAATCAATATGCCTAATAGGGATGAATTAATAGCTCACGATAGGACAATAGCTGAAATCGCAAAAAAGCTTGAAATTGATAATCTTGTTTATCAAAGTGTTGATAATTTGAGGAAATCTATTATTAATGATTCCTCAGTCAAAGATTTAGAGATGAGTTGTTTTACAGGTTCTTACGTGACGGGAACTGTAAATCATGAATATTTAAAATGGGTTGAAAATGAATATAAATCATAA
- a CDS encoding DNA gyrase/topoisomerase IV subunit A codes for MTKEKFTSISLQEEMQRSYLEYAMSVIVGRALPDARDGLKPVQRRILFAMHELGLTPDRPFRKCARVVGDVLGKYHPHGDQAVYEALVRLVQDFSTKYPTLDGHGNFGSVDNDPPAAMRYTETRLAPIAHECFLQEIETDTVSYSNNFDGSQKEPDILPAQLPFLLLNGSSGIAVGMATNIPPHNLGEIIDGLIALIRDKDISDSKLSKIILGPDFPTGGELLYNNGIKNVYLEGRGSITIRGVIKSEEINLGKGKHKRNALIISELPYQISKAGWIEKLAELVNIGKIDGISDIRDESDRDGMRIVIELKKDSNPEIVISNLYKKTTLQSNFGAILLALVNGKPVQLTLRKYLNYFLEFREETIRKRTKYFLKIASEKLEILEGFSIATKNIKNIIEIIQNSENVSEAKSILIPKLDLSNKQADAVLSMPLKKLTNLEKKQVENEINQLFEKKKYLSTLLNNRSLLLETLIKELIELKKKFNVKRKTKILKDINQSEELDTINNQILEDLIIKDAKISIDNRFYFKKLIYYNYKKLLDQENKFIENKNVQKFICNIKKSLRIIGVTSSGKVLQINWKSIINNVYKLDNKILGNINPKEIINFHDLDSNLENYICIICSDGKFKKVLLDKDMIRSTRIFSITKLKNSTKIIDSFIYSQEENIIILTSIGRIFKFNLSNEYLKPSSKQSQGILLVNLLPKEQIVSCCKSKEKDLLYLISNKGKFFELKINEVYNSYNSKLGYINEKIQLNNDHFIKVLTNNQYIDFETNKNKSARINLTKFSSKPNKNILNVDFLNLEKDEFLENCSSLDNLLN; via the coding sequence ATGACTAAGGAAAAATTCACTTCCATTTCGCTGCAAGAAGAAATGCAACGTTCCTATCTAGAGTATGCGATGAGCGTGATAGTAGGACGTGCATTACCTGATGCTAGAGATGGCTTGAAACCAGTCCAAAGAAGGATCCTTTTCGCAATGCATGAATTAGGACTTACTCCAGATAGACCATTTAGGAAATGTGCCAGAGTTGTTGGAGATGTACTAGGAAAATATCATCCTCATGGAGATCAAGCAGTTTATGAAGCCTTAGTTAGGTTGGTTCAAGATTTTTCAACAAAATATCCCACTCTTGATGGTCATGGGAATTTTGGATCAGTTGACAATGATCCACCAGCTGCAATGAGATATACCGAAACACGTCTGGCACCAATAGCTCATGAGTGTTTTCTTCAAGAAATTGAAACTGATACAGTTAGTTACTCAAATAACTTTGATGGCTCACAAAAAGAACCAGATATATTACCTGCCCAATTACCATTCTTATTATTAAATGGATCATCGGGCATTGCCGTTGGGATGGCTACAAATATTCCTCCACACAATTTGGGTGAAATTATTGATGGTTTAATTGCACTAATAAGAGATAAAGATATTAGCGACTCAAAATTATCTAAAATCATATTAGGACCTGATTTTCCTACAGGAGGAGAATTACTTTACAATAATGGAATTAAAAATGTTTACCTAGAGGGAAGAGGATCCATAACAATACGAGGTGTTATTAAAAGTGAAGAAATTAATTTAGGGAAAGGAAAGCATAAAAGAAATGCGCTAATAATATCAGAACTTCCTTACCAAATTAGTAAAGCCGGTTGGATTGAAAAACTTGCTGAATTAGTAAATATTGGAAAGATTGATGGAATATCTGATATTAGGGATGAAAGTGATAGAGATGGAATGAGAATAGTTATTGAATTAAAAAAAGATTCTAATCCTGAAATTGTAATATCAAACTTATACAAAAAAACAACATTACAATCAAATTTCGGAGCAATATTATTAGCTTTAGTAAACGGCAAACCCGTACAACTTACCCTAAGAAAATATTTAAATTATTTTCTAGAATTTAGAGAAGAAACAATTAGAAAAAGAACAAAATATTTTCTAAAAATTGCATCAGAAAAACTTGAAATATTAGAAGGATTTTCAATAGCAACTAAAAATATAAAAAATATAATTGAGATTATTCAAAACTCAGAAAATGTTTCTGAGGCGAAATCAATTTTAATACCAAAGCTTGACCTCAGTAATAAACAAGCAGATGCAGTCTTAAGCATGCCGCTTAAAAAATTGACAAATTTAGAAAAAAAACAGGTAGAGAATGAAATTAATCAACTTTTTGAGAAAAAGAAATATCTTAGTACTCTTCTAAATAATAGAAGTTTATTACTTGAAACTTTAATTAAAGAGCTAATTGAATTAAAGAAAAAATTTAATGTAAAAAGAAAAACAAAAATTTTAAAAGATATTAATCAATCTGAAGAATTAGATACTATTAATAATCAAATATTAGAAGATCTTATAATTAAAGACGCAAAAATATCAATAGATAATAGATTTTATTTTAAAAAATTAATTTACTATAATTACAAAAAATTATTAGATCAAGAAAATAAATTTATTGAAAATAAAAATGTTCAAAAATTCATATGTAATATTAAAAAGAGTTTAAGAATCATAGGAGTAACCTCTTCGGGTAAAGTTCTTCAAATAAATTGGAAATCTATAATTAATAATGTCTATAAATTAGATAACAAAATTTTAGGAAATATAAATCCAAAAGAAATTATAAATTTTCATGATTTAGACAGTAACTTAGAAAATTATATTTGCATTATATGTTCAGATGGAAAATTTAAAAAAGTTTTATTAGATAAAGATATGATTAGAAGTACTAGAATATTTTCCATTACAAAGTTGAAAAATTCTACAAAAATTATTGATTCATTTATTTATAGCCAAGAAGAAAATATAATAATACTTACTTCTATTGGTAGAATTTTTAAATTTAATTTATCTAATGAATATTTAAAGCCAAGTAGCAAACAATCACAGGGAATATTATTAGTAAATCTATTACCTAAAGAACAAATAGTTTCTTGCTGTAAAAGTAAAGAGAAAGATTTACTTTATTTGATATCAAATAAAGGCAAATTTTTTGAATTGAAAATTAACGAAGTTTATAATTCTTATAATTCAAAATTAGGATATATTAACGAAAAAATTCAACTTAATAATGATCATTTTATAAAAGTTCTAACAAATAATCAATATATCGATTTTGAGACAAATAAAAATAAATCTGCAAGAATAAATTTAACCAAATTTTCTTCTAAACCTAATAAAAATATACTTAATGTTGATTTTCTCAATTTAGAAAAAGATGAATTTCTTGAAAATTGTTCCAGTCTAGATAATCTTTTAAATTAA
- a CDS encoding tetratricopeptide repeat protein — MQKSFIKLLFFSIISCHIFNTQNLRALVPYYHFPDAKHLEQEALSIGKQAYQLLYFGQIKDSLNFAKLAVKINDKNENLWLILAEAQTANELYEDAFNSLNNAQKINPKMSEIYFAKSAIYLKQAKIKKAKISLELGIQIAPENFNAIFQLGNIYLMEKDYEKALKEFDKAIEIKKDFWQAINNKGLAYYELNNINLSIISFKKAISIEENAEPLLALASCLSIKDINEAIFLAKKALIKEPNYVKYNYRKEQLWGEKLQNSTEKLFENNKLKEEIFIARTKIN, encoded by the coding sequence ATGCAAAAATCTTTCATAAAATTATTATTTTTTTCAATAATAAGTTGCCACATTTTTAATACCCAAAATTTAAGAGCTTTAGTCCCGTATTATCATTTCCCTGATGCAAAACATCTAGAACAAGAAGCTTTATCAATTGGCAAACAGGCATATCAACTTTTATATTTTGGTCAAATCAAAGATAGTCTTAATTTTGCAAAATTAGCTGTCAAGATAAATGATAAAAATGAAAATTTATGGTTGATTCTTGCTGAAGCACAAACAGCAAACGAATTGTATGAAGACGCTTTTAATTCACTAAATAATGCTCAAAAAATTAATCCTAAAATGAGTGAAATATATTTCGCAAAAAGCGCTATATATTTAAAACAAGCAAAAATTAAAAAAGCAAAAATTTCTTTAGAATTAGGTATTCAAATCGCACCCGAAAACTTTAACGCCATTTTTCAATTAGGAAACATATATTTGATGGAAAAAGATTATGAAAAAGCTTTAAAAGAATTTGACAAAGCAATTGAAATTAAAAAAGATTTTTGGCAAGCGATTAATAATAAAGGACTAGCATATTATGAATTGAATAATATAAATCTTTCTATTATCTCTTTCAAAAAAGCTATATCTATAGAAGAAAACGCAGAACCACTATTAGCACTTGCATCATGCTTAAGTATTAAAGATATTAATGAAGCAATTTTTCTCGCAAAAAAAGCTTTAATAAAAGAACCTAATTACGTTAAATATAACTATAGAAAAGAACAGCTTTGGGGTGAAAAACTACAAAACTCTACTGAAAAACTGTTTGAAAATAACAAACTTAAAGAAGAAATATTTATTGCAAGAACAAAAATAAATTAA
- the queG gene encoding tRNA epoxyqueuosine(34) reductase QueG: MKEIIQNKDELSYELKKRAISEGFAVSAIASIPGSSRLKLRTIALERWLEKNYHGEMKWMEAEKRKNIESLLNGAKSVLTVGFNYLNEEQKEKTKFKVGKFGQGEDYHKVIYKKLKNIGKWINNEIPDCKWRICVDTSPLLEKAWAEEAGLGWVGKNSNLINKKYGSWLTLGFIILTKDFTPDNSSQSLCGKCEKCIEKCPTNAITEPFVINSDLCIAYHTIENRAQKLPDYIEKNLNGWVAGCDICQDVCPWNKRVPFNKSIEAAPRKWIRNLNIDSLSWDEEKWKKNLQGSTLKRIKPWMWKRNIKAILKQE; encoded by the coding sequence ATGAAAGAAATTATTCAAAACAAAGATGAATTAAGTTATGAGCTAAAAAAAAGAGCAATTTCTGAAGGATTTGCGGTTTCAGCGATAGCATCGATCCCCGGGAGTTCTCGTTTAAAGTTGAGAACTATAGCATTAGAAAGATGGTTGGAAAAAAATTACCATGGAGAAATGAAATGGATGGAAGCTGAAAAAAGGAAAAATATTGAATCATTATTAAATGGAGCAAAAAGTGTTTTAACAGTTGGTTTTAATTATTTAAATGAAGAGCAAAAAGAAAAAACAAAATTTAAAGTTGGGAAATTCGGCCAGGGAGAAGACTACCATAAAGTCATTTATAAAAAGTTAAAAAATATAGGTAAGTGGATTAATAATGAGATTCCAGATTGCAAGTGGAGAATTTGTGTTGATACCTCTCCTCTTTTAGAAAAAGCATGGGCAGAAGAAGCAGGTCTTGGCTGGGTAGGAAAAAATAGTAATCTTATAAATAAGAAATATGGATCATGGTTAACATTAGGTTTTATAATTCTTACTAAAGATTTTACTCCAGATAATTCATCCCAATCTCTTTGTGGGAAATGTGAAAAATGTATTGAAAAATGTCCAACAAATGCAATAACAGAACCTTTTGTTATAAATTCTGATTTATGTATCGCGTATCATACTATAGAAAATAGAGCTCAAAAGTTGCCAGATTACATTGAAAAAAATTTAAATGGATGGGTTGCTGGTTGTGATATTTGTCAAGATGTATGTCCTTGGAATAAAAGAGTTCCTTTCAACAAAAGTATTGAAGCTGCTCCAAGAAAATGGATAAGAAATCTGAATATTGACTCATTAAGTTGGGATGAAGAAAAATGGAAAAAAAATCTTCAAGGAAGTACTCTAAAGAGAATCAAACCTTGGATGTGGAAAAGAAATATAAAAGCAATTCTCAAACAAGAATAA
- a CDS encoding DUF502 domain-containing protein codes for MVESTQSQDSNLGTRLQQDLKNDLIAGLLVVIPLATTIWLSSIVSKFVLTLVTSVPKQLNPFITLNPLLQDLINLALGLTVPLLAILLIGLMARNFVGRWLLEFGEGTLSKIPVAGAVYKTLKQLLETFLSNKSNKFRRVVLVEYPREGLFSVGFVTGDVGPSLQSELDKKLLSVFIPTAPNPTTGWYTLVPEASVKDLDISVEDAFRTIISVGIVNPDQKDNSSNPTFSKLFSQLRASSNTSST; via the coding sequence TTGGTTGAATCTACTCAAAGTCAAGATTCCAACCTAGGAACTAGGCTCCAACAAGATTTAAAAAATGATCTTATAGCGGGACTATTAGTTGTCATTCCATTGGCAACAACTATTTGGCTATCTTCTATTGTTAGCAAATTTGTTCTTACATTAGTAACCTCAGTTCCGAAACAATTAAATCCATTCATTACCTTAAACCCTTTATTACAAGATTTAATTAATTTAGCTTTAGGTTTAACTGTTCCCTTATTAGCAATTTTGCTGATAGGTTTGATGGCTAGAAATTTTGTAGGTAGATGGTTATTAGAATTTGGAGAAGGTACTTTATCAAAAATCCCAGTTGCAGGTGCAGTTTATAAAACTCTTAAACAATTACTTGAAACATTTTTAAGTAATAAGTCTAACAAATTTAGAAGAGTTGTTTTAGTGGAGTATCCGCGAGAAGGACTATTTAGTGTTGGTTTTGTAACTGGTGACGTTGGTCCATCACTTCAATCAGAACTAGATAAGAAATTATTGAGTGTTTTTATACCTACTGCTCCTAACCCAACGACTGGATGGTACACATTAGTTCCCGAAGCTTCTGTTAAAGACCTTGATATTTCTGTAGAAGATGCCTTTAGGACAATTATTTCTGTTGGTATTGTTAATCCTGATCAAAAAGATAATTCTTCAAATCCAACCTTTTCAAAATTATTTTCTCAACTAAGGGCTTCTTCAAATACTTCATCTACTTAA
- the nusB gene encoding transcription antitermination factor NusB, with amino-acid sequence MHNRSLSRELALLSLGIIKDKGDLVLSNCQIEEIFESALDSLINHCRDELDDCEADLENVSQNLLDSELKEGSDSSFANVRDELKKAFHKIESVMNSLSVTLDFPKLVVSSNQNDIREDVNHRIKSIIDNLQTIDSEIDEVMDGWRLKRLPRIDRDILRLAYIDIHLLDTPIAVACDEAVNLANKYSDTQGRKMINGVLRRLQKVKVK; translated from the coding sequence ATGCATAATAGATCGCTATCACGAGAATTAGCCTTACTTTCGTTAGGTATTATTAAAGACAAAGGAGATTTAGTATTAAGTAATTGTCAAATTGAAGAAATTTTTGAATCAGCTTTAGATTCTTTAATTAATCACTGTAGAGACGAGTTAGATGATTGTGAAGCAGATTTAGAAAACGTCTCGCAAAATCTTTTAGATAGTGAATTAAAAGAAGGTAGTGATTCTTCTTTTGCAAATGTACGGGATGAACTTAAAAAAGCTTTTCATAAAATTGAATCTGTAATGAATTCACTTTCAGTTACTTTAGATTTTCCGAAATTGGTTGTTTCAAGTAATCAAAACGATATTAGAGAAGATGTAAATCATAGGATTAAAAGTATAATTGATAATTTACAAACAATCGATTCTGAAATTGATGAAGTGATGGATGGATGGAGATTAAAAAGATTGCCTAGAATTGATCGTGACATTTTACGCTTAGCTTATATCGATATTCATTTGCTTGATACTCCTATTGCAGTAGCGTGCGATGAGGCTGTAAATTTAGCAAATAAATATAGTGATACTCAAGGTAGAAAAATGATTAATGGGGTTTTAAGGAGATTGCAAAAAGTGAAGGTGAAATAA
- the ftsY gene encoding signal recognition particle-docking protein FtsY — protein sequence MTNNESDNAREWASQAYALLKQKQEEQKQEEQKQEEQKQQEQKQQEQKQQEQKQQEQKQEEVYKQDFSNVKYETAAKLGEFDDEFTWSAMVLAAQGKKANEISIDEIDWLSKLRKGLEETRKGFVTELLDKLGDDPLTPESLDDLETLLIRADVGIDSTDKVIDSLRKKLNEEVVGGEEGIKFLKGELRAIIDKPIKDSGINILVPQKGKLNVWLIVGVNGVGKTTTLGKLAYLSSKSNYKTLIAAADTFRAAAVEQLQVWGHRSKVEVISNQSKNADPAAVVFDALNAANKRNSDLLLVDTAGRLQTKNNLMDELSKIKRIIDKKVPDAIVESLLVLDASQGQNGLKQAKSFAKSANLSGAVITKLDGTSRGGVSLAVSAEVNLPIRFIGAGEGIKDLRPFNSFEFVEALLADR from the coding sequence ATGACTAATAATGAATCTGATAATGCTCGTGAATGGGCTTCACAAGCCTATGCTTTATTAAAACAGAAACAAGAAGAACAGAAACAAGAAGAACAGAAACAAGAAGAACAGAAACAACAAGAACAGAAACAACAAGAACAGAAACAACAAGAACAGAAACAACAAGAACAGAAACAAGAAGAAGTTTATAAGCAGGATTTTTCCAACGTTAAATATGAAACTGCAGCTAAATTAGGTGAATTCGACGATGAATTCACTTGGTCAGCAATGGTGCTGGCTGCCCAAGGCAAAAAAGCAAATGAAATTTCAATAGATGAGATCGATTGGTTAAGTAAATTACGAAAAGGATTAGAAGAAACAAGAAAAGGTTTCGTAACAGAATTGTTAGATAAATTAGGAGATGATCCTCTTACTCCAGAATCTTTAGATGATCTAGAAACTTTATTAATAAGAGCAGATGTTGGGATTGATTCTACCGATAAGGTGATTGATTCACTAAGAAAAAAATTAAACGAGGAAGTTGTTGGAGGAGAAGAAGGAATAAAGTTTTTAAAAGGCGAGTTGCGTGCAATCATAGATAAACCAATAAAAGATTCTGGAATAAATATTCTTGTTCCACAAAAAGGAAAGTTGAACGTTTGGTTGATAGTTGGAGTAAATGGAGTTGGTAAAACTACAACTTTGGGCAAACTCGCTTATTTATCATCCAAAAGTAATTACAAAACTTTAATAGCCGCAGCAGATACTTTCAGGGCAGCAGCAGTAGAACAATTACAGGTATGGGGTCATAGAAGTAAGGTTGAAGTCATCTCTAATCAATCAAAGAATGCAGATCCTGCCGCAGTTGTTTTTGATGCTCTAAATGCAGCAAATAAACGTAATAGTGATTTATTACTCGTAGATACTGCGGGAAGATTACAAACTAAAAATAATCTTATGGATGAATTATCAAAAATTAAAAGAATTATTGATAAAAAAGTACCAGATGCAATTGTTGAATCATTATTAGTTTTAGATGCTAGTCAAGGACAAAATGGATTAAAACAAGCAAAGAGTTTTGCAAAATCCGCAAATTTAAGTGGTGCTGTTATTACTAAATTAGATGGTACTTCTAGAGGAGGGGTTTCCTTAGCTGTTTCTGCAGAAGTCAATTTACCAATAAGATTTATTGGAGCAGGTGAAGGTATTAAAGATTTAAGACCTTTTAATAGCTTTGAGTTTGTGGAGGCACTGCTAGCAGATAGATAA